Below is a genomic region from Sorghum bicolor cultivar BTx623 chromosome 9, Sorghum_bicolor_NCBIv3, whole genome shotgun sequence.
GCACCGGCATTCTCTCAACAGCAGGATGGTGTCTATGTATGTCATAACCAAAGATCCGCCAGCAGGCATCTTGCTCACAAATATAACGACAATCAAGGTACTCCTTGATCTCATTCACCGTTTCTGTGTCTTTATCATATGGAGTAGATTCAGCTCTTCTAACTCTCTCAAGATACACCTTACTGCAATCAGCACCTTTGGTAACATATTTGAAGAGGTATTTTATAAAAGTGCTTTTGTTACACCATTCAACATTTATATGAGCTTGATATTTCTTCAATAGATTCATATTATATGGAACAACCCATCTATTGTCCATGCGAAGGCCTCCTTTGTCAATGTAAAGATTGCTCTGACGTCGTTTATAAACAGCAAAGCCATCTGAACTGACAGAAGTTTCTTCATGATACGGTTTAGGAAAATGTTTGGAGCACCTTCCATTTTTCATACAAGGACAAGCTGGATTATGTGAACCACAGGGTCCATGAATCATGTGTTCAGCAACGAGGGCATAACCAAGTGGATCTTGTTTTGGATCAGGTATTTCAGCAGTAACATATGAATCAACCATTGTAGGAGTTGGATCCAATGTGTCTGCTGTAGTCCATAAAATAATGTGTGCATGTGGAAGCCCCCGTTTCTGAAACTCGACAGTGTGCAGCACTACATTTTTACCAAAAATTTAACATGAGTAAGATTTGTTGGGATAAAGAAGAGCATGTTGTTGGTAGGATCTAAACATTGTATACAACTGTTACCTGCGTTGCATGGGCCAAAAACATGACCATCTTTGATGTCATGTAACAATTCCTCCAACTTCATGTTGAACACTCTGACAACTACATCAGCCCTATCTGTGGCTCTTTGTCCACGTTCGGATATGCCTTCAGAAATTTCTAGCCACTTGGGATTACATGTGAAAGTCACAAAGTAATCTGGAGGACCATATTCTCGACAGATAGCAATGCCATCATGATAATTTTGTATCATGTATCGTCTACCTCCTGTGTGTGATGCCGGCAAAACAGTCATCTTGCCCATCTCGCTGCCTTCTACACAACCCCTACCTATTGCATCGCAGATACCCTGAATACTCTCCATCCGTATATCTTTCTGGTGTTTCATTACATACCATAGCCTATTTTCATCAATACATGCCCGAGCATCTACCTTGGCCTGACTTGAAAGGGCGCCATAACAGAGATATGGATTTGGTTGCTTCTTTCTATAGTGAAACATATAGCAAAAATAATCCTGCATGGTAACCTTGGTGTATGAATTCTGCTGCGTTGGTCTTGTGCCTGCGTATAAAACACCGGTCTGGAACCCACGTTCAGCAAACGGAAATAGTAAAGGATACTGAAGAGCCATGAAAGCAGGATGCAAAGCCGATATCTGTTTAAGATCCCCTAAACGTGTCTGTACAATGATGTCACGTTCAAAAGCATCTGGGGAGAAATCTCCAACAACAAGCATAGCTAACTGATCAGTTGTTGGCAAGCTATATTGCGGTGGATCCCCATCTCTAGGTCCAACAATGCGAACAACAAAGTCTTCAGCACCATGATCAGCCAATCTTTCTCTAGCCATCCTAAACTGTTTGACCAAAGGATTGTGATGATCTAACATGTGTACTAATGACTCAATAATGGAAGCATCTAGATCAGAATCCTTTCTGTCATCACGGTGCAAGGCTTGGATTCTATTGTGGACCTCGTTAGACGTATCATAGACATATAGCTGAATGAATTTTGGAGGGCTTCCATCTGCAGGAAGCAGCGAACCAATACGATGGTGAACCTGGCCATAGATCTTGAAAACAGGCGGCCCACGACCATCATTGATTGAACGATCAATATTGGCCCCCATGGAGGTGAAAGAAAAAAGACAATTGTATTGTCTTATATTTTTCATAAACTTGTTTGAGATTGGACCACTATCAAACTTTGCTAACGAAGCTAACGGCTCGGGTCGAGGCACAAATGGTGGTACAACAACCTTGCCACCTCTGCAGCAAttgttgtaaactattttgctacAACGCCGCTTTGACTCACGAGCAACCCTCTCGGCATACCAAAACATCGCATGACAGTGTGGACACTCATGTTCTGGCGCCCCATAGTAGGACCTTCCTGGATACGAAACTGCATGAATAGCATGAAGAGGGAGATGGGAAAAGATAAGGCCAAACTTGATAAAGACAGCTACAAAGACATCTGAAGAATAATCTGTTATGTAAATCCAAAGAGCGCCTGAGCAGAGCTGGACACACAGTGAAATGATGGCTCATGTACCTTTGAGGGCTTCTACGAAAGCCTCATCAAACTGGCCACATACAAGGTGATCGGTCGCATGCCAAGGGCCTCCTACTTCATACGAAGAGTATACTCTTATAAGAATTGGCGTGATAATAAACCAATGAAACGACATGCACCAGGTAACTAAGGACAGAGAACACACATAGGTTCTAACGAAGTTTGCACGTGCAGGATTACCTTTCCAAACCAAACGATGCTGATCCAACAACCTTTTTCTCTTTTGTCTACACGTAGACGAATTAGAGCTGATTGTATCAGGATAAGTTTGTGTTGTTGCTGTAGAAGGACATCTGATGAGGAAATTGTGTAATAATTTTACAGACGCAGGAAAGCAATAAGTAAAAGCTGTAATAGGGTACATACAGGTACATGCGGGGGACAAAGCCGCATTGTTTGGCGCGGAGGTGCCTATATGCACTGACGTCGAGGCTGCCAAGTCCAATACAACTTTTAATAATAACAATATTTATAGCCCATTCAACATACGTAAAAGCTGTAAACACTAACTGTAGAAGCGTACGCACCGCTTGCTTCACAGTGTAATGCAGACTGGCCAGCCGCAAAGGCACCACTAAGCACCAATGTAGAGGCTGCCAGATTTAAGTTGACACCATTAATACACATATCAACAATAACCAATACCCAAACCAATCTCAATAGATTGAACAAAAATTAAGTAGGACATACGTGTCTGTGGGACGTCAATCTGTATTTGATTATTCATGGAGTCACGGCAACATAAAACTCTGCAAGGTAGGCAGACCGaaggaaaggaaaaaaagaaagaaaaataattcTTAAGGAAGAATCCCAATAACTACAAACACTGCTCTGAGTTCtacctccttttttttttgcatatgTAGAGGCTAAATACTTGGAAATCCTAGAACAACTACTTTGCACTAAAGCACAAAACGATATTGTAGCTATCGCCACAGGACCAGAATTTGGATACATGTAAGTAAAACAACATACAATAAAACAACAAATTGCACAGGCATTAACTTAGTTAGAATGACAATACGTATATACACACACAACACGGAACATAAAATGATCTTATTGCTCAGAAGAAGTACAGTACAAGGACTCATAACCAGCAGACACACAACTGAGTTCATGCACCAAACACTATGCAGAAGCCACTAAAGTAGGATCATACTGCACTCCGCGCTGCTGACTACCTATGACCAATCTAGCAAGCTGAACACCCCTATTAGCTACAGGAAGAAGGCGTTGCGCCAAAGTCCTGTATAGCATCAACCCATGCATATTATAGTCTAGGACTACAAAACCATATATTTGCTGTAAAGCCAAAAGCACCTGCAGAGCTGCTGCCTCATAAGCTGCACTCCGCTCCATACCAGAGTTTGCCCAAAAAAAATATGTCTGTGATCTAACGGAGCACTGTAGAGCTGGGAATTCAAGCTCAATGCCATACAAGGAAGCACCATCCTGAAGAATTTCATGCACAGTGGATATGTAGGGAAGACAGCAGGACTGCGCCACCTCTCGTAAAATAGCCAGGTATGATACACGAACAGCGAACATCCTGGTTAAAGAACAAAGCCGACACCTGGAACCCAGAAGAGAAAGAAATATTTTCTCTGTTGTCCTTTTAACAAATAAATCACGACGAACCCCAAATGGTGGACACAACGTAGGTAAACGGTACAGGTTTTATCGGAGATTTGGAAATGAggttaaataaaaatattttttgattTCCCTTGACCAGATTGGCGACAACAATCGCAGGGTTTTTTTTAAGATGAAGACTTCTTTTTTTTCGAAAAGCCCCCCAAACGAGAACAAAATATTAGTCATTTGAGCAGCAGCAACGACGGTGTACAACATGAACCAAAACACACACATGGTTAGCAGGGGGTGGAATATAAGATTATACCTCAATAGGAAAACGCAGTGCGCCACGAATAGAACTGACCGAACAAATATACAGAGCACCCAACGCCGACGAAACCAGGTAGAATAAATGCAGAGCCTGCATCCACACGAAACGTAGCAACAAATCTCAGGTTAGACAGCGTTAGTAACATAAACTGAATAGTAAAAAAAACAAAGCTAATCCAAAAGACTGAAGAACGGAAGGAAATACCTGGGACCAACAAAGGGAACCAACAACGCAAAATCCGATACTGGTTTGTTAAGACAGAGAGAAAAAGAGTAAATCAATAGGTGCACAGGCACATAAAAAGATGATGAAAGAAGGCATCCAACTAAATACCTGCAAAGAGGGCCTGGAGGCAACAGCAGGAAATACAAAGCAGCCGTGCTACAGCAGCAGCAATGGACCAACTCCACCAGATCGGAACAAACAATGCTGGGATCCGACGATGCTGCATCAAACCCAACCAGTTAAATAAACGACGAAGCGTTTACCGAAGAAGAAACCAAAATGGAGGCAAAAGACCAACGAACCCCAGCGGACAAGTGCAGCTCGAACGAAGACGAAAGCCCTGCGCGggcggagggaggagggagcgCAGCGGCAGCGCCCACACAGAAGCAACCGACGCGGCTACCAAGAGCGGCGGTACCTGCGCGTAGGGAAGAAGGAGGGGGCGCGGCGGCAGCGACCACACAGCAGCAACAGGCGCGACCGCCGATGGCGGCGCCACGCCGTTGGCGGCGCCAAAGGCCCTGCAGGAGTCGAAGCAGGGCACAACACGGAGAGAAACGGCGGCGGGCAACCCCACCAGAAACGTCGCAGGCGACGGATGCGAGAGAAGGACGGGAGAAAATAGGAGAGGGGAAAAAGGCAGCCGCACGCGAGGAATAAATAAAACGTAGCGGCGAGGAGACCGGGACCACAAAGGACTGCGAGAACGGAAGCGTAGAAGCCAAGGGAGAAACCGGAATCTAGAGCTAAACATTCGGTAACGAATGAATCTATAAGAATTAAACTGATTCAGGCGAAGCCGATACAGAACAAACGGAAGCAGCAAGATTAAAAAATAGTTACGGGAAATCGTTGCCGTAGAGTCGGTAGATCCAACGAGCGTAAATAATTGAGAACACGTGGCCACGGTTTCTCTTTGAGAACCCCACGCAGTCTCTAGAGTTAAATTTAGATCCAAGTGCATATTTAAGTCACTTTGTATATACCTGAATAATCTGAGATAATTAGTGCTATTATCAAACTTGAGAGCTTTGTCCGTTTGCCATTCTGCTTCTGCAAAAGCGATTCATTGGAATGTCATTATTATCAAACTAGACACACAAACTTGGACCATCCTCGACGTAGGCAGCGAGAGGGTGCCGCCGCGAGTACCCCGCCCCGTCCTACTTCCACGGCGCATGGCCGCACCAACCGTCTCGCACGCATGGCCGCACCCGTGCACTGGTGGGGTCACGCCGGACCTCTAGTCCTTATTTActtataaaaagttttgcaaaatgtaaatagtagtattttcgtttgtatttgacaaatattatctaattataggctaattaggctcaaaaaattcgtctcgcaaattacatataaactgtgtaattaattatctttttttatctatatttaatattttatacatatgccgcaagattcgataagacgagaaatttaaagaattttgcaaaatttgttgagaactaaacaaggccctagtgtgGGGTGAGGCTAGCGACCATCGTGGGGTCGTGGCAGGCAGTAAACGGCGAGCTAGGACATAGGCCGTGCTGTGTGTGATTAAGGTGTTGTGCTCCACGAACTGTGGTTTGCTGGGGCAATGACACGACATGGTGGGCGTTGGGGTGTACAGTATGTGTGTGAGGAAGACGAACACGATAAAAGGGATAAGGTTGAGTTTAGTGGCAAGGGTTAATAAAAGAATGCATATTATTTAGAATACAAAATAATGATTAAATTGGAGAGAAACCAGCGTGTAATGTCATTTTAGTGGGTGCATGATGGCAATCCGACGAGTCTCTTTTGCATAATAGCAAATGTGTGAAGCCCAATTTTGACGATGGCAAAATTCCTATTTTCTCGGTGATAGGTGAAACAACAAGAGGAGAAAACTCTTGGACGAGGCATTTATCTATTTATGAGGGACTTACCTTTTAAGAATTTTCGTAACAATACACATTGTAAAATACAAAGAGTAGATAGGGCTATCAGCACATACTAGCTAACACAAACAATCTGTGTGACAAATGGCAACCATAGGAAAGATCGTCAGGTTTAGAGACAGACGTCGAACATTTATCCTATGATGGCAAATATATTATAATTTTTATACTATATGAAATTAAACCCTTGCTGATGAGACGTGTGTCAGAGTTGTCAGGTATATTTCCCTGCTACCATATCAGTGCGGTTGTCATGGCTTGTGTGGTGAACTGGTGACGATAGATACTTGAGTTGGTTCCTTGTGGTTGGGGCTATAGAGGAATAACCCTAATCAAGCTAAGCAATTGATAAACATGTACATTCATGTATACCACACCAGGATCCTCTCCTGAAATGGTGCTCTGCCATGGACAGTTGCACATTGCTGCCACTTTTGCAGAGAAAGTGCTAACATGCCATTCCATTTCACCCGGCCTGGACAGCATGTAGGCATAGACTCTACTCATGTGTATGCATAAAAAATGTGATGTATTGATATGGATCAGAACAGACTTTACTTAATTAATTCCTTTGAAAGTAAGGAATTGAAAAGGAAATATTCCTTGCATGCATGAATAAATCAAGGGGGCGCCGCCACCTATCCCTTGGCTGGCTCAGTAACAGGCTAACTGACCATGCTTTTCAGGGCTAGTGCACTCAGACGCACACTAGTCAGTTGAACATCGATACATGCACGATTTCTGTGTGACAATGGCCACAGGCAATACACATCATATCGTCCAATAGTGTCTACATACATACACGGCCACATATAGCACACCGAATCGTCACAATGCCGCGTGCGCACACATGTTTCTCCATGCACCAAAAACTAATCGAGTAGTGAAGAACACGACGCTATCGGCACTAGATCATGATGACCCATCGCTACCCCCCACACTGCATGCGAGGCAATGTGGATCTCATGCTGACCTGCCTGTCTGTAGCTTGTATCACGAAAGGCTTGCAGCACATAGCCACAACATCCCTTGGCCACTAACGCATGCACATCTCAACGCGTCTGATCACCAACCGCACAACCCTCTTCTACATCTTCATGCAGACAAGGCAATATCTAGAGCAGGCCTGCATGCATGAGCGGCATGCTAACACATATGTCCACAGGAATCACAGGCCAAGGCAGGCAAACCGAAGGGAGGTCATGACAGGCTGCATGCTACACATAGGTAGGGACATTCCAAAACCCGGGCACCTGTCGCCAGCAATAGCCGAGGCTCCGGTGGGAAAGAGAGCCCGGGTGCGCAAGGACAAGCATGACACAGTTGGAAAGAACAAGAGTCCAATGCCTAGTAGAAACAGACACCACCGGAAAAGACGGAAGCCGATAGAGGGTAGGAGGCTTCAGTGGAAAGCGGCTCTTGTGAACATGCCTCCTGCCTATTTAAATTGTGCCCTGGTTCATTGCACCAAAACAACTCATCCTACATTCATCTTGGCGAGCGAGCAAGAGACCTAGAGTTACCGGTAGATCAAGAAGAGTTTGTGCATGTAAGTATGCTTTATTGTTTTTTCAGTACTATATGAAAATTATTCCTTACTGCTTGATATGGTTGTTGGTGCTTCCTGGTTCTAATCTCAGTTAAGGAGCAAGAGAACTATGGCGGACCAGCAACAGCCACAACAGGAGGAGATGAACATTGTCCGTGTTGGTGGCCTCGACCTACTTCCAGGGTTCCGCTTCCATCCGAATGACTTTGAGATTGTCAATGACTACCTCATGAAAAAGGTGCACAACAGGGACTTCATCTGTGCCATCGGGGAGGTTGACTTAAATAAGACCGAACCATGGGATCTCCCAAGTATGTAACAAGCAGCTTCAATCTCTACTTTAGATACATAAACACCTTGCTCTTGTTTGATCTATGTAGTGGATGTTGTTGCTATGCTAGTGATCTAGATATGGTCTAATATATGGCGCTTAATTCAATAACATGTTGTAGGGGAGGCAAAAATGAATGAGAAAGAGTGGTACTTCTTCTCAAAGAAGGACCGCAAGTACCCAACGGGGCTAAGGGCAAACAGGGCCACAGAAGCTGGTTATTGGAAGGCGACCGGCAAGGACAAGGAGGTATACAAGCCTAGCAAAGGGGAAGGTGTGGTGCTACTCATCGGCATGAAGAAAACACTTGTCTTCTATGAAGGCAGGGCTCCGAGGGGCAACAAAACAAACTGGGTGATGCACGAGTATAGGCTCGAAGGCAATAGCAGGGTCCCTAGCCCCACATCTGCATCCAGCTCAACGACCAATGCCACCATAGCCATAAAAGGGTCAGCTTTTGTTTCCAAGGTGTGTGGTAGTTGTAACAACAATAGCATGATGTATGTCAATATGCTACTTGCTTTATTTGCTTACCCAATTAAGCTTTTGGTTTACAAATGAAATTCATGTAGGATGAGTGGGTGATCTGTCGTGTGTTCCACAAGACCACTGGAATCAGGAAGACAACAATACCGGCATACCAAGTGGCCATGCCCGATGCTGAGATTGATCAGAATCAGAACAATACCTTGGCCATTCCCGTCCCTATGCAGCTGCAACTACCACAGTCCATGCCCATGCCAATGCAATGTCCCATCCTGCCAGACTTCTCCATGGACCCAGTACCCCCCTACTACCCTAACTCCAACACTGGCATAGGGATGCCACTAGTGATGCCACCTATGGCCGGTATCGGTGGCACTGGTGGGCTCCAGATCAATGGTTCCCTATTCAACAATCCGATGGTTGTGCCACCATCAATGAACTTCTACCACCAGATGGGCATGGGGTCATCCGCTGGGCAAATGGGAACAGGGGAACCAATAGGCCAGATGGACATGGGGGCACTAGTAGGCCAGATGGGCATTGGACCTGTTGCCCAGATGGACATGGGAGCAGCTAGCGCTAGCGGCTTCAATGTTGCTATGTCGGAGAGTAGACCATCCTCGATGGTGTTGCAGAAGGATGAGCAGGCTAATGCTGCTGAGATCACATCGATGATGTCCGTGAGTGGCCCAGGGTCCGCGACCACCACCATAGAGATAGATGGCATATGGAAGTACAAGTACTGAAGAAGTAAACATGGAGAGTCAAGAGTGTAGGTGAAGAGATGAGTTTGCATAAATATGGATGTTATATCTATATTTCCATTGCGTTTTGTGAAATAAGGCATGGTTTATATATTTATGTAATAACTAGTTGATAAGCTATGTGTGTATGCATGTACTAGTATATGCACCATATCATTGTTGCATGTGTGGTATTTGTGTGTCATTTGGTCTTAGTACTCTGGGGCATGATAGTATGCATACCTGGATATATGATATTTTCTTGGTTGCACTACTGATTGTATTGTAAGAAGCAGATTGTTGTTTGGTACAATATTATCATGAAcctatatattatatatgtgaATTATAGTATGTTGTTTaagatatgaacctgattgcCAAAATAAACATCCAATTATATGCGTTTATATTGTGATCTTTTTGTTAAGTCTAACCAAATATGCATGTGGTAGTTGTCACGCCGACACACCTCTCTAGCTGTCAAATAGGAACAAAACAAATCCCACAGTGGTGTCTCAGCCTTATATCCACTCCCCATCAATAATAGCTTGCAACATGGTTTTCTTGCTCCCCCGCTCCACCCCCTAAATAACCTCCACCTCTGATCTGGGCACTCTAGATCTGAACCATCAATGTCTCATGTGGTAGGTTGTCCTTCTCTTGGTCTAACACTACTACATGTTGATTTATCATTGTCACCACTTTCATAGCCAAAGCAATAGAAGTGATGGTATGATACCTCCATCGTCGGTTGACCAATAGCAAGGTGTCCTAAGGAAAGAAACCGGCAGTAGAAACTACTACGACCGATGGGTTAATGGTAGATCTAGTAGTGCTATTAGGGTTGTATTTCCTTTGTCGCCTGAAAAGCCAGGGTGACTAGTATATGTGTTTTGGTCGGTGGTCCTAAACTAGTGTTTGGTCAATCGACGGTAACCATTCAACATGACTGTTGAATGCCCTCAACTTCCATGGTCATCAAATCAGCATTACTTTCACTACCTGAAGCCAAAGAGCCATACCCACTACTCTACATATTCTTCAAGCTAGTACCCTCTAAAACCACCCCTTTTCTTCATCTATCATCCCTTTCTCTTCTAATCTGCAAAGAAAATGTCAGAGAACCCCATCAAGTTTCCAAGCAGCCTGTTGTCCAGCGAGGATGACTCCTTCTGATTGTAGTCCTTCATAGAGCTCCAAGAAGGAGGACTTGGACGAGGAGGATGATGTCGACGCCAATgctgatgatgacgacgac
It encodes:
- the LOC8066642 gene encoding NAC domain-containing protein 100; the protein is MADQQQPQQEEMNIVRVGGLDLLPGFRFHPNDFEIVNDYLMKKVHNRDFICAIGEVDLNKTEPWDLPREAKMNEKEWYFFSKKDRKYPTGLRANRATEAGYWKATGKDKEVYKPSKGEGVVLLIGMKKTLVFYEGRAPRGNKTNWVMHEYRLEGNSRVPSPTSASSSTTNATIAIKGSAFVSKDEWVICRVFHKTTGIRKTTIPAYQVAMPDAEIDQNQNNTLAIPVPMQLQLPQSMPMPMQCPILPDFSMDPVPPYYPNSNTGIGMPLVMPPMAGIGGTGGLQINGSLFNNPMVVPPSMNFYHQMGMGSSAGQMGTGEPIGQMDMGALVGQMGIGPVAQMDMGAASASGFNVAMSESRPSSMVLQKDEQANAAEITSMMSVSGPGSATTTIEIDGIWKYKY